A segment of the Phocoena sinus isolate mPhoSin1 chromosome 11, mPhoSin1.pri, whole genome shotgun sequence genome:
TCCACTGATCCTTGATAACCCCTAAACTAGAGCCTGGTTGCCCCCACATTACTCCATCAGCCCTCCCATCAACAAAAGATGGAATGTTCCAGTCAGCTCTAGAGTGGTCGGTAGATTTTAATGGCTCACAGAGGAGTGTTTATCTTCTCACCGCAGATCCCCTTTGTTCCCTTGCTCCCTtgctcccttctcttcccctaCTCCCACTACCCTCTCCACAGTCCTGGCAAAAGCCAGGCTAGGGCGATGACCCCTGCAGCCACGATGCACGCGGGGGCTGCAGTGCTCGCCACAGCACTGTTGCACAGGTCGCAGACGCAGCAGTCCCTGTGGGTCATATAAGTCACGTCTCCCACCACCTCTGTTTCCACTCTGCTGCAATGATGGGCCGCCACGCAGGCTGCATGGTGATGAATCAAGGtcactgaggctgagagagagaatgagattgGGCTGTTGGACTCCTGGCTTGAGGACTTGCCTTCTGGGGCAGAGCAGATGTGATTCCAAGGAGCCCAAAGGGATCCTCTGCCCCCTCAAAAAACACCTccctgtcgggcttccctggaggcgcagtggttgagagtccgcctgccgatgcgggggacgtgagttcgtgccccggtctgggaagatcccacatgccacagagcagctgggcccatgagccacagacgctgagcctgcgcgtccggagcctg
Coding sequences within it:
- the LY6G6D gene encoding lymphocyte antigen 6 complex locus protein G6d, producing the protein MNPLFAGIPLSALLRAALGNRKRCYDCGGGPSGPCKETVTTCGQGKRCGFLEGKPQPDLRQTKPSGNPSVTLIHHHAACVAAHHCSRVETEVVGDVTYMTHRDCCVCDLCNSAVASTAAPACIVAAGVIALAWLLPGLWRG